Below is a genomic region from Bacteroidales bacterium.
GTGTGATGTGTACCATATGCTGAAGGAAAATGAGACCCTCAGGTCGATTCTGAAGGCAGGAAAAAGGATTGTGCACTGTCATGTAGCCGAAAAAACTAACCGGGCAGCTCCGGGAACGCATGGTCAGGATTTTGTTCCATACTTCCGTGCCCTGAAAAAAGCTGGATTTAAAGGGAAAATCTCTATTGAGTGCAATTGGAACGATTTTCCTGTTGAGGTAGAACATTCCCTGAAATACATAAAAGACCAGATCAATCTTGTATGATTGCCTAACTGGATTTGGTAAACATCATTACGAAAGAAAATAATGAAGCGCAGAACCTTTCTTCAGCTCTCATCTTTTTCTGCCCTGGCTACCGGTTTTCCGGGATCCTTTTCCTTGCGCAGCCCGATAGGAATTTCCGGAGAAAACAGGCAGACTAAAACGCTTCCGGCTTCCTGGAGAATACTTGATAACGGGGCATTTGACATTGTGGCCGGCGATATTGCCGTAACAGGTTGCTATCCGGCCATAGGTGAAAATGCTTTTCATCCTGAACAGGTGAGGGTAAAAAGATTTTCCGGAGGAGGGCTGATTGAATACATAATGGGGACAGCTAAAATTACCATAACGCTTGATGCAAGGCAACTCCATTCCTTACGGATTGTCTGAAGAAATCAGCATTTCACTGGGGCCGCATGAATCAAGGTTGTTCTATCTTTCACAAAGGAAGTCTCCTCCACCCCGGAATATGACATTGGGAGGAATAGTTACCGACGGTATCTGATATGGTTATTGCTCAGGCTGGTTTGTGAAGCATTTTGTCAGGTGAAAAATAATTTTTTACTTTGAACTACAATCCTGATAACCATGGAAACTGATAACCGTCAAATTCTTGAAAAAATTGCATTCTGCGTTGAATTTGGAAAAATCAACATGGCTTCGCCTTATCCTCCTGAGATGAAGAACCAGGAAGGGGCAGATGAACTTACACGGAAAGCTCTGGATGCAGGAATTTCGGCACAGGAAATTCTTTCTCAGGGGCTTATTATTGGTATGCAACGTGTTGGAGTTAAATTCAGAGAAAATAAGGTGTTTGTCCCTCAGGTACTTATGTCGGCCAAGGCCATGAGCACCGCCATGCAGCATCTCAAACCATACTTCCAGAGCGGGGAAGTGAAACGTAAAGGCAAGTTCGTTATTGGAACAGTTGCCGGTGATTTGCACGACATAGGCAAAAACCTGGTGGCGATGATGATTGAAGGAAGCGGCTGGGAAGTCATTGATCTTGGAACCGACGTAAAATCAGAGAAATTTGTTGAAACAGCCAGGCAGCATCCCGGCTGTGTGGTCGGTTTGTCGGCTTTGCTTACAACCACCATGGTAAATATGGAG
It encodes:
- a CDS encoding cobalamin-binding protein gives rise to the protein METDNRQILEKIAFCVEFGKINMASPYPPEMKNQEGADELTRKALDAGISAQEILSQGLIIGMQRVGVKFRENKVFVPQVLMSAKAMSTAMQHLKPYFQSGEVKRKGKFVIGTVAGDLHDIGKNLVAMMIEGSGWEVIDLGTDVKSEKFVETARQHPGCVVGLSALLTTTMVNMEKIVRDLKASVPGIKILVGGAPLSMDFCKKIGADFYSPDPQGAVEYLNQIA